A stretch of Mucilaginibacter terrae DNA encodes these proteins:
- a CDS encoding TlpA disulfide reductase family protein has product MKYILSLITIVILSAAKFYAPMPGYKITGTVTGLPNNTWLYLRTAKPDINIDSCKVLNGKFTMSGKIAEKATPVYLHTAQYTNYVSFWLENASINIKLKAGEFKKAAITGSATEDEDRLADKLKAPITHKIDSLAKAAKLIKDKAARKDIYAQIEVLEQQEKQADRDYVRNHPNSLVSANILNIYASTWGKDTTVALYNNMTAAIKATSYGRDIKEFITLNKDVKVSGQYVDFEQTNTSGKTIKLSELKGKYILLDFWASWCGPCREENVNLVKTYAKFKDKGFEVLGVSADESKKDWLKAVDSDKLVWENVCDLRGDKNKAALTYGINAYPTNFLINEKGTIIAKNLRGKALDDKLTELLGGSM; this is encoded by the coding sequence ATGAAATACATACTAAGCCTTATCACAATAGTAATATTAAGCGCTGCAAAATTTTATGCGCCAATGCCCGGTTATAAAATCACCGGTACCGTCACTGGTCTTCCCAATAATACCTGGTTATACCTGCGTACCGCTAAACCCGATATTAACATCGACTCGTGTAAGGTGCTAAACGGTAAGTTTACCATGAGCGGTAAGATTGCCGAAAAAGCCACTCCGGTTTACCTACACACAGCTCAATACACTAATTATGTAAGTTTTTGGCTTGAGAACGCCAGCATCAACATAAAACTCAAAGCTGGAGAATTTAAAAAAGCTGCCATAACTGGTTCGGCAACCGAAGATGAAGACCGTTTGGCAGATAAATTAAAAGCACCCATTACCCATAAGATAGATAGCCTTGCAAAAGCGGCAAAACTTATAAAAGATAAAGCCGCCCGGAAAGATATATATGCGCAGATAGAAGTTTTAGAACAACAAGAAAAACAAGCAGATCGTGATTATGTACGCAATCATCCTAATTCATTGGTTTCGGCCAATATTTTGAATATCTATGCATCAACATGGGGTAAAGACACCACCGTGGCGCTATATAATAACATGACTGCCGCCATTAAAGCAACCAGCTATGGCAGAGATATAAAAGAATTTATTACCCTCAACAAAGATGTTAAAGTAAGTGGCCAATATGTTGATTTTGAACAGACCAACACTTCGGGTAAAACCATCAAGCTATCAGAACTTAAAGGCAAATATATACTGCTCGACTTTTGGGCATCATGGTGCGGCCCTTGCCGCGAAGAAAATGTGAACTTGGTTAAAACCTATGCAAAATTTAAAGATAAGGGTTTTGAAGTATTAGGCGTATCGGCCGATGAAAGTAAAAAGGACTGGCTGAAAGCCGTGGATAGCGACAAACTGGTGTGGGAAAACGTTTGCGACTTGCGTGGCGATAAAAACAAAGCCGCATTAACCTATGGTATAAATGCCTATCCAACTAACTTTCTTATTAACGAAAAAGGCACCATCATTGCCAAAAACCTGCGCGGCAAAGCGCTGGATGATAAACTAACCGAGTTGCTTGGCGGGAGTATGTAG
- a CDS encoding anthranilate synthase component I family protein has product MQKFKLNTTYKKLLADTTTPVSIYLRLRDIFPNSLLLESSDYHSRDNSLSFICCQPIAGMVLSQGVLTQEFPDGSRDVLTEGSFNLVSEIDAFLKRFETDELPLKVISNGLFGYFTHEAVEHYETIKLKKVENDARQIPEMQYHIYKYIIAVDHFKNELYIFQNQYGEDADDKGIEKMQYLLKNKDFPEYYFQSKGEEQSNLSNEGFMTIVEKMKQHIFRGDVFQIVPSRAFSQEFQGDEFNVYRALRSINPSPYLFYFDYGDFRIFGSSPEAQITIKNRLASIYPIAGTFKRSGNDEKDAEAARALENDPKESAEHVMLVDLARNDLSRHCEQVEVKAFKQVQYYSHLIHLVSHVSGKLHPDVSSFKIVADTFPAGTLSGAPKFRAMEIIDQNENIKRSFYSGAIGYLGFNGDFNHAIMIRSLLSKNNVLHYQAGAGIVADSIAESELNEVNNKVAALRKAIEMAAEL; this is encoded by the coding sequence ATGCAAAAATTTAAACTAAATACTACTTATAAAAAGCTACTCGCCGACACCACAACCCCGGTGAGCATTTACTTACGCTTGCGCGATATTTTTCCAAACTCGCTGCTGCTCGAAAGTTCCGACTATCACAGCCGCGATAACAGCCTTAGCTTTATTTGCTGCCAACCCATTGCTGGTATGGTGCTAAGCCAAGGAGTATTAACACAGGAGTTTCCGGATGGTAGCCGGGATGTGCTTACCGAAGGAAGTTTTAACCTGGTTAGCGAAATAGATGCTTTTCTTAAACGCTTTGAAACAGATGAACTGCCTCTTAAAGTAATTTCGAATGGGTTGTTTGGCTACTTTACCCACGAGGCTGTTGAGCATTACGAAACCATCAAACTGAAAAAGGTGGAAAACGATGCGCGGCAGATTCCCGAAATGCAATACCACATTTATAAATACATTATTGCGGTTGACCATTTTAAGAACGAACTGTATATATTCCAAAATCAATACGGAGAAGATGCTGATGACAAAGGCATCGAAAAAATGCAGTACTTGCTAAAAAATAAAGATTTTCCTGAATACTATTTCCAAAGCAAAGGCGAGGAGCAATCAAATCTGAGCAACGAAGGTTTTATGACCATTGTGGAGAAGATGAAACAGCATATTTTCCGTGGTGATGTTTTCCAGATCGTGCCATCTCGTGCATTTTCGCAGGAGTTTCAGGGTGATGAGTTTAACGTTTACCGCGCACTGCGCTCCATTAATCCTTCGCCTTACCTGTTTTATTTCGATTATGGTGATTTCCGCATATTCGGCTCATCGCCGGAGGCACAAATTACCATTAAGAATCGCTTAGCCAGTATTTACCCCATTGCCGGAACCTTTAAACGCAGCGGTAACGACGAAAAGGACGCCGAAGCAGCACGCGCATTAGAGAACGACCCGAAAGAATCGGCCGAGCACGTGATGTTGGTTGATTTAGCCCGTAACGATTTAAGCCGCCATTGTGAGCAGGTAGAGGTAAAAGCCTTTAAGCAGGTACAGTATTATTCGCATTTAATACACCTGGTATCGCACGTGAGCGGTAAACTACACCCCGATGTTTCTTCGTTTAAAATTGTGGCCGATACCTTTCCGGCGGGTACGCTGAGCGGTGCACCAAAATTCAGGGCTATGGAAATTATCGATCAAAACGAGAACATTAAACGTAGTTTTTATAGCGGTGCCATTGGTTATTTAGGCTTTAACGGCGATTTTAACCACGCCATCATGATACGCTCGTTATTAAGCAAAAATAATGTTTTACATTACCAGGCCGGTGCCGGTATAGTAGCCGATTCGATTGCCGAAAGCGAACTGAACGAGGTAAATAATAAAGTAGCCGCCTTGCGCAAGGCTATTGAAATGGCCGCAGAACTGTAA
- a CDS encoding SusC/RagA family TonB-linked outer membrane protein yields the protein MFKYLFNLKGNRLLMLMLLTLSINVALAQETTVTGTVTDETGETVPGTAVSIKNKPGGTSTNVNGKFSIKASKGDVLVFKSLGYTDQEVAVGDSPVINVKFAKSNQQLTDVVVIGYGTQKRSNVSGAVASMKADKLEERPIARVDQALVGQLAGVTVKQTTGVPGKAFSVQVRGSGSISAGNEPLYVIDGFPLSVSAPGTNGSFSTGNPLDNINPNDIENIEVLKDAAAAAIYGSRASNGVVLITTKRGKTGKAQISYNAYAGFNAAAKKLEMLNGDQWIDRATEMINSAYVLRFGANGATANDTYEQRRAIINANLAGSNLQPGQFSTGYMVDPRWAQAGHPGLNSIDWQDVIERKGFVQNHQLSASGGTDNVKYFVSSNYADQNGFVKGLGYKAYSARANVEVNASKKLKAGINIAPTYSITKDPGVEGKDAIFHQALSMTPIQESTSGFYPNAFNNAQYSWSVTTNSPLAKLENIVGETKRFRTLTSVYAEYQIMKDLSIRSSLNLDNTDNNSRGYTPYTVTGNIAGRTYNPATNNNLYANSSASYSSYKRLTFVNENTINYSKTFNKVHSLNVLLGQSYNLDRLDQSAAASVGGLTSATIQTITNPANSSGSTSSQQNVLVSYFSRVQYSYKDKYLLSASLREDGSSRFGINTKYGVFPSASLAWRVTEENFMKSAPAVSDLKLRVSYGVNGSNNIPNYGSISTIALAGYVLGATPALANGQAPNVVANPDLQWEKSQTYDIGFDFGLFKNRITGSFDYYNKKNTQLLLQVPIPAVTGFTQYLSNAGSVRNIGQELEITSRNLVHNFQWNTSLNISHNSNKILSLFGNQQQIIIPNSFDVSDNILRVGSPINSIYVVKQIGFLTQEDINNKVAMYNNESVGDPKYQDLNGDGLITEADKQIVGHPNPNYTYGITNTFRYKGFDLSILVQGQTGGSIYSLLGRALTRTGQGFTDNAPAFYVNRWRSPQDQGDGRVSKAYSTFGFIANTDWLYSSDYIRVRNITLGYNLKDLFKASKTLQGARIYVSAENYFGHDKYYGGLNPEASNTAISSNSAYPQSGDYGGLPLAKSLIFGFNFAF from the coding sequence ATGTTTAAATATTTATTTAATTTGAAGGGCAATAGATTGCTGATGCTGATGCTTTTAACACTAAGTATCAATGTGGCCCTTGCCCAGGAGACCACTGTTACCGGTACAGTTACCGACGAGACAGGCGAAACCGTGCCCGGCACCGCTGTAAGCATTAAAAACAAACCCGGCGGAACATCAACCAATGTTAATGGCAAGTTTAGCATTAAAGCCAGCAAAGGCGATGTGCTTGTTTTTAAATCATTAGGTTACACCGATCAGGAAGTTGCCGTTGGCGACAGCCCTGTTATTAACGTAAAATTTGCCAAAAGCAACCAGCAACTTACCGATGTGGTAGTTATTGGCTATGGCACCCAAAAGCGCAGTAATGTGAGCGGCGCCGTAGCCAGCATGAAGGCCGATAAACTGGAAGAGCGCCCCATTGCACGTGTTGACCAGGCTCTGGTGGGTCAATTAGCCGGTGTAACGGTTAAGCAAACTACTGGTGTACCGGGCAAAGCGTTTAGCGTACAGGTACGTGGCAGCGGTTCTATAAGCGCTGGCAACGAGCCATTGTATGTAATTGATGGTTTCCCCCTATCAGTATCGGCACCGGGTACAAACGGCAGTTTTAGTACCGGTAACCCGTTAGATAATATTAACCCTAACGATATTGAAAACATTGAGGTATTAAAAGATGCTGCGGCCGCTGCTATTTACGGTTCGCGTGCATCAAACGGTGTTGTATTAATTACCACCAAACGTGGCAAAACTGGTAAGGCTCAAATTAGCTACAACGCTTATGCAGGTTTTAACGCAGCTGCAAAAAAACTGGAAATGCTTAACGGCGATCAATGGATTGACCGCGCAACAGAGATGATCAATTCGGCTTATGTATTGCGTTTTGGTGCCAATGGCGCTACCGCAAATGATACATATGAGCAACGCCGTGCCATTATCAATGCTAATTTAGCTGGTAGTAATTTACAACCAGGCCAGTTCAGCACCGGTTACATGGTTGATCCCCGTTGGGCTCAGGCAGGTCATCCGGGTTTAAACTCAATTGACTGGCAAGATGTAATTGAACGCAAAGGCTTTGTACAAAACCACCAGCTTTCGGCCAGTGGCGGTACCGATAACGTAAAATACTTTGTATCGAGCAACTACGCAGATCAAAATGGTTTTGTTAAAGGTTTAGGATACAAAGCCTACTCGGCCCGCGCTAATGTAGAAGTAAACGCTTCAAAAAAATTAAAAGCAGGTATTAACATTGCACCAACCTACTCTATTACTAAAGACCCTGGTGTAGAAGGTAAAGATGCCATATTTCACCAGGCGTTGAGCATGACCCCGATTCAGGAAAGCACATCAGGTTTCTACCCAAATGCTTTTAACAATGCTCAATATAGCTGGAGTGTTACCACAAACAGCCCGTTAGCCAAACTGGAAAACATTGTAGGCGAAACTAAGAGGTTCCGTACGCTTACTTCGGTATATGCCGAGTATCAGATAATGAAAGACCTTTCTATCCGGAGTTCATTAAACCTGGATAACACTGATAACAACTCAAGAGGTTATACCCCTTACACAGTTACCGGTAACATAGCAGGCCGTACTTATAATCCTGCTACCAATAATAACCTGTATGCTAACTCATCGGCTTCGTACAGCAGCTACAAAAGGTTAACTTTTGTAAACGAGAATACCATTAACTATAGCAAAACCTTTAATAAGGTACACAGCTTAAACGTGTTGTTAGGTCAATCATACAACCTCGACCGTTTAGATCAGTCTGCGGCGGCATCAGTTGGTGGTCTTACCAGCGCTACTATACAAACTATTACCAACCCTGCAAACTCATCGGGTAGTACCAGCAGCCAGCAAAATGTGTTGGTGTCGTACTTCAGCCGTGTGCAATACTCTTATAAAGACAAATATTTATTATCGGCCAGTTTACGTGAAGACGGTTCATCACGTTTTGGTATCAACACCAAGTACGGCGTATTCCCCTCTGCATCACTTGCCTGGAGAGTAACCGAAGAAAACTTCATGAAATCGGCACCAGCCGTTAGCGATTTAAAGCTTCGTGTTAGTTATGGTGTAAACGGTAGCAACAATATTCCGAACTACGGTAGCATTTCAACTATTGCTTTGGCAGGTTATGTATTAGGCGCTACGCCTGCATTGGCAAACGGCCAAGCTCCTAACGTTGTAGCCAACCCCGATTTGCAATGGGAAAAATCTCAAACCTATGATATTGGTTTTGATTTTGGCTTGTTCAAAAACCGTATAACCGGTTCATTCGATTATTACAACAAGAAAAACACGCAATTACTATTACAGGTACCTATTCCGGCAGTTACTGGTTTTACACAATACCTGAGCAATGCTGGTTCAGTACGTAACATTGGCCAGGAGTTAGAGATTACCTCCCGCAACTTAGTTCACAATTTTCAGTGGAATACCAGCCTTAATATCAGCCATAATTCCAACAAGATTCTGTCGTTATTTGGTAACCAACAGCAAATCATCATTCCTAACTCTTTTGATGTTAGCGACAACATTCTGCGTGTAGGTTCACCTATCAACAGCATTTATGTAGTTAAGCAAATTGGTTTCTTAACACAGGAAGATATCAACAACAAAGTGGCTATGTACAACAACGAGTCTGTGGGCGATCCAAAATATCAGGATTTAAATGGTGATGGGTTAATTACCGAAGCTGACAAGCAAATTGTTGGTCATCCAAACCCTAATTACACTTACGGCATTACCAACACCTTCCGTTATAAAGGGTTCGATTTAAGTATTTTGGTACAAGGCCAAACCGGTGGTTCAATTTACTCATTATTAGGCCGTGCACTCACCCGTACAGGTCAAGGTTTTACCGATAATGCCCCGGCATTTTATGTTAACCGTTGGAGATCTCCGCAAGACCAAGGTGATGGTCGTGTAAGTAAAGCATACTCAACTTTTGGTTTTATTGCTAATACTGATTGGTTATACTCATCAGATTATATCAGGGTTAGAAACATTACCTTGGGCTATAACCTGAAAGATTTGTTTAAAGCCTCAAAAACCTTACAAGGTGCACGCATTTATGTATCTGCCGAAAATTATTTTGGTCATGATAAATACTACGGAGGCTTAAATCCTGAAGCATCAAATACTGCAATAAGCTCAAACAGCGCTTATCCGCAATCGGGCGATTATGGTGGCTTGCCATTAGCTAAGTCATTAATTTTCGGATTTAACTTCGCCTTTTAA
- a CDS encoding LytR/AlgR family response regulator transcription factor codes for MIKCIIVDDEPLAQEVLENYTARIPQLKLIKKCSNALEAFEVLHNQAVDLMFLDVKMPGINGLDFIRSLKNPPAVIFTTAFAEHAVTGFELDAIDYLLKPITFERFEKAINKLLKVHQPEAVELKDYTYFKVSGQLVKVVHNDLLYAQSVKDYIQLCTNRGNYLTHMTMKYLNELLPSPTFLRVHRSYMVNKACVNVIDKSIIKIGAEIIPVGENYRHNLGLID; via the coding sequence ATGATCAAATGTATAATTGTTGACGATGAGCCGCTGGCGCAGGAAGTGCTTGAAAATTATACCGCCCGCATACCTCAACTGAAACTCATTAAAAAATGCAGCAATGCACTCGAGGCTTTTGAGGTACTGCATAACCAGGCTGTAGACTTGATGTTTTTGGATGTAAAAATGCCGGGCATTAACGGTTTAGATTTTATCCGCTCGCTCAAAAACCCGCCTGCGGTAATATTTACTACCGCTTTTGCCGAGCATGCCGTTACAGGTTTTGAATTAGATGCCATAGATTACCTGCTTAAACCTATCACTTTTGAGCGCTTTGAAAAGGCGATAAACAAGCTTTTGAAAGTGCATCAACCCGAAGCAGTAGAGCTAAAGGATTATACTTATTTCAAGGTATCGGGGCAGTTAGTTAAAGTTGTGCATAATGATTTGCTGTATGCACAATCGGTAAAAGATTACATACAGCTTTGCACCAACCGTGGCAATTACTTAACCCACATGACCATGAAGTACCTGAACGAACTACTACCCTCTCCTACATTTTTGCGCGTGCATCGCTCTTATATGGTAAATAAAGCCTGCGTTAATGTGATCGATAAAAGCATCATCAAAATAGGTGCCGAGATTATTCCTGTTGGCGAAAATTACAGGCACAACCTCGGCCTTATCGATTAA
- a CDS encoding sensor histidine kinase yields MATPSKFNTNKYLWFEIGFMLFLTIGVTIISDLEYNINEEKDFSKFIKGQGYRLVTEPFGVLSCSVYYWGFLKRYVFKRHVWGIILCSAGYVVFNGLLIKYPMNWCIIHSPFIEAYYRKRALVELNNASIPFSFNYQFIAAIFPLTGLAFLIRSLMQEKQMKEMKEQQLLTELNYLKAQIHPHFFFNTINNIYSLALKQSADTAPMVAKLGEMMRYILYEADQKQVPISREITFLSNYIEVERIRHKNNIKIAFDVQGIQPGYQVAPLLLLPFIENAFKHGLEEETVTGYVDIIICQTEDELMLNVQNSKPAGKQASSAGIGLQNVLKRLDILYPNKYQLDIKDEIDHYQATLTLQTA; encoded by the coding sequence GTGGCAACTCCAAGCAAATTTAACACTAACAAGTATCTATGGTTCGAGATCGGCTTCATGCTTTTCCTCACCATTGGCGTTACTATCATTAGTGATCTGGAGTATAACATTAATGAGGAAAAGGATTTTTCAAAGTTCATTAAAGGGCAGGGTTACAGGTTGGTTACCGAGCCTTTCGGTGTTTTATCGTGCTCGGTTTACTATTGGGGCTTTTTAAAACGTTATGTATTTAAGCGCCATGTTTGGGGCATCATTTTATGCTCGGCAGGTTATGTTGTTTTTAATGGTTTACTTATAAAGTACCCCATGAACTGGTGCATTATACATTCTCCTTTTATAGAAGCATATTACCGAAAGCGTGCTTTAGTGGAGTTAAATAATGCCAGTATTCCATTCTCATTTAACTACCAGTTTATTGCGGCTATTTTTCCACTTACCGGGCTGGCATTTCTAATTCGCTCTCTCATGCAAGAAAAGCAAATGAAGGAGATGAAAGAGCAGCAATTACTTACCGAACTCAACTATCTCAAAGCACAAATTCACCCGCATTTCTTTTTCAATACTATTAATAACATCTACTCGCTGGCGCTAAAGCAATCGGCCGATACCGCGCCTATGGTAGCTAAACTGGGCGAAATGATGCGATACATTTTATACGAGGCCGATCAAAAGCAGGTACCCATTAGCCGGGAAATTACCTTTTTATCGAACTATATTGAGGTGGAACGGATACGGCATAAAAATAATATTAAAATCGCGTTTGATGTACAGGGCATACAGCCCGGTTACCAGGTTGCGCCTTTGCTGCTGCTGCCGTTTATAGAAAACGCGTTTAAGCATGGTCTCGAAGAAGAGACAGTAACCGGTTACGTAGATATTATTATATGCCAAACCGAAGATGAACTGATGCTCAATGTGCAAAATAGCAAACCCGCTGGTAAACAAGCTTCATCTGCAGGCATTGGTTTACAAAACGTGCTTAAACGACTTGATATTTTATATCCAAACAAGTATCAACTTGATATAAAAGACGAAATTGACCATTACCAGGCAACCCTAACCCTGCAAACCGCATGA
- a CDS encoding glycoside hydrolase family protein, translating to MKRRDFIQNIGLASSALALLPEFAFAVDGKESDFAKHLKPVGRRLEMEGYYVWCNSPIEGPDGRIHMYFSRWTDKKKMGGWINGSEICHAVADSPEAEFKFTDVILAPRGPGFWDATTCHNPSIKFVNGKYCLFYMGNSNGKTNTKRIGLATAPTPEGPWTRPDAPLLEAGPTGAWDDHCTTNPAFIKHPNGQYWLFYKSWNTAEYENSKDPVVKGNRKYGLAIADKLEGPYVKFEGNPVVDFSLRPNNAQLEDAFVWLDKGRFKMLARDMGIFNHEYGLLMESKNGKKWNEPQVAYYDANHYKIVQPPPPSYLKKYGRFERPQLLFQNGKPTYLFTASQGGKYMTSSSFVFKIV from the coding sequence ATGAAACGACGCGATTTTATACAGAATATTGGACTGGCTTCGTCGGCCTTGGCATTGTTACCTGAATTTGCCTTTGCCGTTGATGGAAAGGAATCGGACTTTGCCAAACACCTTAAACCTGTTGGCCGCCGCCTGGAGATGGAGGGCTACTACGTTTGGTGCAACAGCCCCATCGAAGGACCTGATGGCCGCATACACATGTACTTTTCGCGTTGGACGGATAAAAAGAAAATGGGGGGCTGGATAAACGGATCGGAAATTTGCCATGCAGTGGCTGATAGCCCCGAAGCTGAATTTAAGTTTACCGATGTGATACTTGCCCCGCGCGGGCCGGGCTTTTGGGATGCCACCACTTGTCATAACCCATCTATAAAGTTTGTTAATGGTAAGTACTGCCTGTTTTATATGGGTAACTCTAATGGTAAAACCAATACCAAACGCATTGGCCTGGCCACCGCTCCAACGCCCGAAGGCCCATGGACGCGCCCCGATGCGCCATTGCTTGAGGCCGGCCCTACTGGTGCCTGGGACGACCATTGCACTACCAACCCGGCATTTATTAAACATCCTAACGGGCAATACTGGCTATTTTATAAATCATGGAATACAGCCGAATATGAAAACTCAAAAGACCCGGTGGTTAAAGGCAACCGCAAATACGGCTTAGCCATTGCCGATAAGTTGGAGGGTCCTTACGTGAAATTTGAAGGCAACCCGGTAGTTGATTTTTCATTACGCCCCAATAATGCCCAGCTCGAAGATGCCTTTGTTTGGTTAGATAAGGGGCGTTTTAAAATGCTGGCCCGTGATATGGGCATCTTTAACCATGAGTACGGACTGCTCATGGAATCAAAAAACGGCAAAAAATGGAACGAGCCGCAGGTAGCCTATTATGATGCCAACCATTACAAAATTGTACAGCCACCACCGCCATCATACCTTAAAAAGTACGGCCGTTTTGAGCGGCCGCAGTTATTGTTTCAAAATGGCAAGCCCACTTATCTGTTTACAGCATCGCAGGGTGGTAAGTATATGACATCGTCGTCGTTTGTGTTTAAGATAGTATAA
- a CDS encoding anthranilate synthase component II, with amino-acid sequence MNNDINNTENSNSPFRGQGGKVLIIDNYDSFTYNLVHLVNELGLQCEVWRNDQFKLEDVDQFDKIILSPGPGIPSEAGLLLDVIRTYAPTKSIFGVCLGQQAIAEVFGGSLYNLSRPMHGISTPVKVTDANEQLFKGLPEYISVGRYHSWVVSKDDLPEVLTITAVDEKDNSIMALRHKTLDVRGVQFHPESVLTEYGKEMMGNWLNQPAA; translated from the coding sequence ATGAACAACGATATAAACAACACGGAGAACTCTAACTCCCCCTTCAGGGGGCAGGGGGGTAAAGTTCTTATTATAGATAACTACGATTCATTCACCTACAACCTTGTACACCTGGTAAACGAGCTGGGCTTACAATGCGAGGTGTGGAGAAATGATCAGTTTAAACTGGAAGATGTAGATCAGTTTGACAAAATCATCCTTTCGCCGGGTCCGGGCATACCATCTGAAGCGGGTTTGTTGCTGGATGTAATACGCACTTACGCACCAACCAAGAGTATATTTGGCGTATGTTTGGGGCAGCAGGCCATTGCCGAGGTATTTGGCGGTAGTTTGTATAACCTGAGCCGACCTATGCACGGCATATCAACCCCGGTTAAAGTAACCGATGCAAACGAGCAGCTGTTTAAAGGATTGCCCGAATACATCAGTGTAGGGCGTTACCACTCGTGGGTGGTATCAAAAGATGATTTGCCAGAGGTATTAACCATAACTGCAGTTGACGAAAAAGACAATTCCATAATGGCCCTGCGCCACAAAACGCTGGATGTACGCGGTGTACAATTCCACCCCGAATCGGTGTTAACCGAATATGGTAAGGAAATGATGGGTAACTGGTTGAACCAACCGGCAGCTTAA
- a CDS encoding RagB/SusD family nutrient uptake outer membrane protein, which translates to MKKIFFLSTIASLVFATSCKKELDQVPISSATTETFYKSPLDFVQATNAIYSSLHNYPNRLLNLSEIRSDNIYGTSVTVRDWDPINNFSQGIAANTYIDEAWTTDFNGVFKANTLLDQVAKNGSVIGSATLATRLTAEARFLRAFYYFDLIKYFGKLPIIDRVVSASEATTIGRSPVADVYKFIIADLQFAITNLPPSYTGTDVGRATKWAAEAVLAQVYMARSGATYGIEGPGLATNEWNLALPLLNDIITNGGFVFNTNYANIFSYTNQSPTVNKEAVFSVMYTGGISGSNDLYGASFPWVLAPNTYFSSLGANSVANGSLEIIPVSNDLVNSYAAADVRKAFSINTAGYTFSGNTESRPFFKKYIDITKIPTTSRFDWAINFIAIRYTDILMMKAECILRGAPGSQTDVDGIITQIRTRAGTGTASNVTIDQLFEERRKEFADEGSRWFDLQRSGNLLTIMNAWITKEDASQKRMNPAIANYIIYPVPQREQNTTPGLYTQNPGY; encoded by the coding sequence ATGAAAAAGATATTTTTTCTATCAACTATAGCATCTCTCGTTTTTGCAACCTCATGCAAAAAGGAATTAGACCAGGTGCCAATTTCTTCGGCAACTACCGAAACGTTTTATAAATCGCCGCTTGATTTTGTGCAGGCCACCAATGCCATTTATTCGTCATTACATAATTACCCAAACAGGTTGCTTAACCTGTCCGAAATCAGGTCTGATAATATTTATGGCACATCAGTAACCGTACGCGATTGGGACCCGATAAACAACTTTTCACAGGGTATAGCAGCAAATACTTACATTGATGAGGCCTGGACCACCGACTTTAATGGTGTTTTTAAAGCTAACACATTATTAGACCAGGTTGCCAAAAATGGCAGCGTTATAGGTTCGGCAACTTTAGCTACTCGCTTAACAGCCGAAGCCCGCTTTTTACGTGCCTTTTATTACTTTGATTTAATCAAATACTTTGGTAAGCTGCCTATCATTGATCGTGTAGTTTCGGCGAGCGAAGCTACAACTATAGGCCGCAGCCCGGTAGCGGATGTTTATAAGTTTATAATTGCCGACTTACAGTTTGCCATAACCAACTTACCGCCATCATACACCGGTACCGATGTTGGCCGTGCCACCAAATGGGCAGCAGAAGCCGTGCTTGCACAGGTATATATGGCCCGTTCGGGCGCCACCTACGGTATTGAAGGACCTGGCTTAGCGACAAACGAATGGAACCTTGCTTTGCCTTTGTTAAATGACATTATTACCAATGGTGGTTTTGTATTTAACACCAACTATGCTAACATATTCTCTTACACCAACCAAAGCCCTACGGTAAATAAAGAAGCGGTATTTAGCGTAATGTATACCGGCGGCATTAGCGGCTCAAATGATTTGTATGGTGCATCGTTCCCATGGGTATTGGCTCCCAATACCTACTTCTCGTCACTCGGCGCTAACAGTGTAGCCAACGGTAGTTTAGAGATTATTCCGGTATCAAACGATTTGGTTAACAGCTATGCAGCAGCCGACGTGCGTAAAGCATTCAGCATTAACACCGCCGGTTACACATTTTCGGGCAATACCGAATCGCGCCCGTTCTTTAAAAAGTATATTGATATAACTAAAATACCAACAACCAGCCGGTTTGACTGGGCAATTAACTTTATAGCCATACGCTATACCGATATTTTGATGATGAAAGCCGAATGTATTTTACGTGGAGCACCAGGCTCGCAAACCGATGTAGACGGTATAATAACCCAGATTAGAACCCGTGCAGGTACAGGTACAGCCAGCAATGTCACCATTGATCAGTTGTTTGAAGAACGCCGCAAAGAGTTTGCTGATGAAGGTTCGCGCTGGTTTGATTTGCAACGCAGCGGCAACTTGTTAACCATTATGAATGCATGGATTACCAAGGAAGACGCCTCGCAGAAAAGGATGAACCCTGCTATTGCTAACTACATTATTTATCCGGTGCCTCAACGCGAGCAAAATACCACACCGGGTCTTTATACTCAAAACCCCGGCTATTAA